Proteins from a genomic interval of Clostridia bacterium:
- a CDS encoding PhoH family protein — MTEYININSEKLLGLFGAYDENIRLISENYGVTITPKENFVEVTGAQDAVTQAKQILDKLCELIDKGYEISKEKVMAAIDLAQLNRLDEIVSISTETIAVTSKGKPIKCKTLGQKEYVNAIKNNTIVFGVGPAGTGKTYLAVAMAAAAYKKREVEKIILTRPAIEAGEKLGFLPGDLQTKVDPYLRPLYDALQEMFGMDNYAKLLERGVIEVAPLAYMRGRTLSNAFIILDEAQNTTILQMKMFLTRLGNDSKVVVNGDTTQTDLPAGIKSGLFHAVKILTGIKGIATITLSSKDIVRNPLVRNIISAYDDDIKNLGKTDDRDKERNKTNR, encoded by the coding sequence TTGACAGAATACATTAATATCAATTCCGAAAAGTTGCTTGGACTTTTTGGAGCATACGACGAAAACATAAGACTGATAAGTGAAAACTACGGGGTAACGATTACACCCAAAGAAAACTTTGTAGAGGTTACGGGAGCACAGGATGCTGTAACTCAAGCCAAACAAATATTGGACAAGTTGTGTGAGTTGATAGATAAAGGCTATGAGATAAGTAAAGAAAAGGTAATGGCCGCCATTGATTTGGCGCAACTTAACAGGCTGGACGAAATAGTATCAATTAGTACTGAAACCATTGCTGTAACTAGCAAGGGTAAACCTATAAAATGCAAAACATTAGGGCAAAAAGAATATGTTAACGCCATAAAAAACAATACTATTGTTTTTGGCGTAGGTCCTGCAGGTACAGGAAAAACTTATCTTGCGGTCGCTATGGCTGCAGCTGCTTACAAAAAGCGTGAAGTAGAAAAAATTATTCTTACACGCCCTGCAATAGAAGCAGGTGAAAAGCTGGGATTTTTGCCAGGAGATCTTCAAACCAAAGTTGATCCGTATTTGCGCCCTTTGTATGACGCTTTGCAAGAGATGTTTGGAATGGATAATTATGCTAAACTTCTTGAACGGGGAGTAATAGAGGTTGCACCGCTTGCATATATGCGCGGACGCACGCTTTCTAACGCATTTATTATCTTAGATGAAGCGCAGAACACAACAATACTTCAGATGAAAATGTTCTTGACAAGACTTGGAAATGATAGTAAGGTTGTTGTTAACGGAGATACTACACAAACAGATTTGCCAGCAGGAATAAAAAGCGGACTTTTCCATGCTGTAAAAATCTTGACAGGTATCAAAGGTATTGCTACTATAACGCTTTCTTCCAAAGATATTGTAAGAAATCCTTTGGTTAGAAACATTATTTCAGCATACGACGATGATATCAAAAATTTGGGTAAAACCGATGATCGAGACAAAGAACGAAATAAAACAAACAGATAA
- a CDS encoding HDIG domain-containing metalloprotein, whose product MIETKNEIKQTDNKKLYLANTMIIAMSVIFMLAVMVLRFNIIDKRTINETIYSYISLMVIFTLCFSVVFFALRYLNTDHYTVKMFGVICFVITITYAICIFVEKLSPYAMPITLTVFLLSVFTDTKVAFLGNVFSVLMIFITLMALAISKGQPTPSWVLPMLIFAVTAGTISSLTLNRDTKRLTYILYGVLINAVCLPLLIINEIITPSSFKELYNVLPYAPFLIFGTVLIALMLQPIIEAVFNINSNFRLMELCDHHRPLLLRLAKYAPGTFNHSLTVANLAETCARAINENTYFARAAAYYHDVGKLKNTRYFKENQFSESNPHDGLTPEVSCDIIRKHALQGSEICREYRIPQEIAEITSEHHGTMPIIYFYNKAKEMTDREVDIKDYRYAGPIPSTKIAAIIMICDAAEATVRAMKEHSYEKVEKVVKDIIDQRLRYGQFDNCDITLKDLAVIKDTIVRAFGGLYHERIQYPEI is encoded by the coding sequence ATGATCGAGACAAAGAACGAAATAAAACAAACAGATAACAAAAAATTATATCTTGCCAATACTATGATAATCGCAATGAGCGTTATCTTTATGTTGGCAGTTATGGTGCTAAGATTTAATATTATCGATAAGCGAACCATTAATGAGACTATATATTCATATATCAGTCTTATGGTTATTTTTACGCTGTGCTTTAGTGTTGTATTTTTTGCGCTCAGATATCTTAATACTGATCACTATACTGTTAAAATGTTCGGGGTTATTTGCTTCGTTATTACAATCACATATGCGATTTGCATTTTTGTTGAAAAGCTTAGCCCCTATGCAATGCCTATAACTTTGACAGTATTTCTTTTGAGTGTATTTACAGACACCAAAGTCGCCTTTTTGGGTAATGTTTTTAGCGTACTTATGATATTTATTACCCTTATGGCTTTGGCTATTTCAAAAGGTCAGCCGACGCCGTCTTGGGTATTGCCTATGTTGATTTTTGCCGTTACTGCCGGCACTATATCCTCATTAACGCTAAACAGGGACACAAAACGACTTACATATATTTTATACGGCGTTTTAATTAATGCAGTATGTCTGCCGCTTTTGATTATCAACGAAATTATAACGCCTTCTTCGTTTAAAGAATTATATAATGTTTTGCCTTATGCTCCGTTTTTGATTTTTGGTACGGTTTTAATTGCATTGATGCTGCAGCCGATAATAGAAGCTGTTTTTAACATCAATTCTAATTTTAGATTGATGGAGCTTTGTGATCATCACAGACCTTTGCTTTTGAGACTTGCTAAATACGCACCCGGTACCTTCAACCATTCTCTTACCGTGGCCAACTTGGCAGAAACTTGCGCAAGAGCAATTAATGAAAATACATATTTTGCAAGAGCTGCGGCTTATTATCATGATGTGGGAAAACTAAAAAACACCAGATATTTTAAGGAAAATCAGTTTAGCGAATCCAATCCGCATGATGGATTGACTCCAGAAGTATCTTGTGACATAATTAGAAAACACGCATTACAAGGCAGTGAGATTTGCAGAGAATATCGTATTCCTCAAGAAATCGCTGAAATAACATCTGAGCATCACGGCACAATGCCTATAATATATTTCTATAACAAAGCCAAAGAAATGACCGATAGAGAAGTCGATATCAAGGATTATAGATATGCAGGTCCGATACCTTCTACCAAAATCGCAGCAATCATAATGATATGTGATGCAGCGGAAGCAACTGTCAGAGCTATGAAAGAACATAGTTATGAAAAAGTTGAAAAAGTTGTAAAGGACATAATAGACCAGCGTTTAAGATACGGTCAGTTTGATAACTGCGATATTACATTAAAAGACCTAGCTGTAATCAAGGATACAATCGTAAGAGCATTTGGCGGTCTATATCACGAAAGAATTCAATATCCGGAAATATAA